The Cynocephalus volans isolate mCynVol1 chromosome 5, mCynVol1.pri, whole genome shotgun sequence genomic sequence cagaaaaaaattatttaaagtaatatcCACAgagttttctatatctttttagacattttatttcaCACCACACCAGTTGCACCGATTGGGTGTTGTGCCCATTTATTGCTTTGAAGATGCTGAAATACCTGAAGGCATCCTGTAATGTCACAAGTTCCCAAATCCTTTCCTACCCCAGTTTGTCTTGGTAAATGCCATAGAAGAGCACCCTACGTAATATAACACTCTGAGTTAGTTTGTGATTCAAAATGGGAAAGACAGGAAGAACTACTACCTGCTTAATTAAAATAGTGAGCTTTTCACTACTGAGAGGAGAAATGAGGAAAGCATTTGAATAAAATCAAAGCAGAACACTGAGCCTGACTTcttgaaaaataaaggagaatgtTTTAGGAAATTCAGTGTTGCAGCTTGCAGTTTTAGTTGGAAATGCTTGAAACAAAAATCCCGTTTTGTTGGCAAGAGAAGGCAGCCACATGTGGCAGAGCTGCTGCGCAGGTGtctggaggggagaggagggcttgTTTTGCTCCCTCTCGCAGCTTCACCCCCCCCCAAGTCGTGTTGGCTTCTTGTGCATTTTGAGCAGTCCAGCCAGTAACTTTGGGAGCTGCCTGAGCCTGGGAGGCCTGCTGGCTGCTGGCTTCCGACCATGGTGGGCTGCAGGGAGGGCACCTCCAGTGGCTGGCTATGGGCTCTGTTGGAGCTTGGTGAGAGAAGTGGAGTCTTCTCTCACAACACAGAGACTAAGTCAGACTCCAGATTTGTAAGATTCACCTTTGGCCCACTCATCATCAGTAAACCTTGCAAGGCCTACAAATTCAAACCTGAGCGTACTAGACTTTGTCCATTCTGACCACCCTTACTTGTGTTCTTGTGTTTCCTGCCTACAGTGTTGGAATAATAAGGAGAAAAACACCCTTTGCAGAAATCAGAGTTTAACCTTCCTGGAAATAGGATCCATGCCCAGGAATCCAAACTGTAGAACCACTTTATAGTTGAGACCATCATGTTATGAAGCCCAGTTTCTACTTGAAAAATTCAAATACCTTGGCTTTGTTTCCACAATAAACTCTATACCAGTAATAACGTTATGGTGATTTGGAATACATGTATTCGTGTGTTTCATTATGTTTAAAGCCACATTTCAacataaaatttttgtatattttcagtattaatggttatttttctttttttttttttgacgtctggctggtaaggggatctgaaccctttaccttggtgttataacactgctctaaccagctgagctaactggctggctcTACGAATGGTTATTAAACAGAAAACTTCAAATTCTACTGTTAGGAACGAGTGATCATTAACAATCAGTACATTCTTGAAAGTCCTGTGAGGGTGCCTTTCTCAacctaataatttatttatagtttcttcacttgtaaaataGAGCTTATAATCTTTACCTGTCAGAGTGgctttaaaattaaagattttgtCTAGTAGTTGACGAGTACACTATATTATGAGAGTTGTTACCGATGTTGTGCTTAGTCAACATATGACTACTGTCCTCAGTCCTAAATCTAGGATAGAGGCATTGTTTGTTTTGTATGCTGTTTGCATGTAAAGGATTTTTGGTTGTGTTTTATCAAAAGATAAGAAGCCCTGAtgatacaaagaaaactatagtgAAAAAAATAGACCTTTAGGATAAAAGATGTCATCATGGAATTTTTTCTGACCTTTGATGGACGTTATTGCCTTACGTGAAGAACGTCTTGCATTATGTCTTACACTATGTTTGAGGACATCTTAATATATGCAGGActctgcttaaatttttttccGGTGTTGAATTCTAACTCTTAAACTACTTTggatctgtttttaaattttagaatgggCAGTTTTCCATTCGAAGTCAGTCAGCCACTATCTCAAATGTTACAACATTTGGTTTAGTAAGTttttatgtagttttctttttaacactttTATTGAGTTTTACTTGACACATAGTTACAGTGTACTGTTTGATGTTTTAGCATATGTATACGCCTGTGAAATCATCACCATATAGTAGTGCACATATCTGTCACCCCCAAAAGTGTCTCCTTTGGAATCCCTCCCTCCCATCTGTCCCATCCCAGGCAGGCACAGATGTGTTTCTGTCACTACAGGTTAGGCTTAACTCTCAGTgaattagaattttatataaatctaATAATACAGtacatattctttctttgtctggcttcttttacacaggaaaattattttgagaattgTTCATGttgtgtgttttaatttatgttttaggTTTTTAAAGACAATTTCTATTTGAGTCCCTAGATGGGAACTATTACTTCTTTGAGAACTGTTAACCTTTTCTTGAATTTGGCTGAGAAATACTTTGAATAATAGTGAACCTTAAAAGATTGCCACTATGTCTTCCTTGTGAAAGTCCAGTTCAAGTAATTAACTTATACTAAGGAAAAGTTTCTCAAGCATTTTAATTAAAGACCCTTTAGGCCCTAACCAGCTTATCATATTACCTTGGTGACAAGATTTTTTGGAAATGgagaacaaataataaatattgtctTGTGTTTGCTTTGAAAGGTGCCATATATCCAGTGATAATGCTGTAATTACTAATtgctaacttttttttctttccagatcctTCCCCAGAGTTCAGTTATGGGTGTGAGAGGTTTGCAGGGATTTGTGGGAAGTACCTGTCCACATGTCTGTACAGTAGTAAATTTCAAAGACCTGGCTGAGCACCACCGCAGCAGGCATCCAGAGTGCACTCCTTCGGTTGTGGTTGATGCCATGTGTTGTCTCAGGTACTGGTATACTCCAGAATCTTGGATCTGCGGTGGCCAGTGGCGAGAGTACTTTTCGGCTTTGCGAGATTTCGTTAGAGCTTTTACGGCTGTTGGCATCAAGTTGATCTTCTTCTTTGATGGCATGGTGGAGCAGGGTAAGAGAGATGAGTGGGTGAAACGAAGACTCAAGAACAACAGGGAGATATCCAGGATTTTTCAGTATATCAAGTCACACAAGGAGCAGCCAGGCAGGAACATGTTCTTCATCCCCTCAGGGCTGGCTGTGTTTACGAGGTTTGCTCTCAAGACTCTGGGTCAGGAAACTGTGTGCTCCTTACAGGAGGCAGACTATGAGGTGGCCTCCTATGGTATGCAGCATAACTGTCTTGGGATTCTTGGGGAAGACACTGATTACTTAATTTATGATACTTGTCCCTACTTTTCAATTAGGGAGCTCTGCTTACAGACTTTAGACACTGTCATGCTCTGTAGAGAGAAGCTCTGTGAGAGTCTGGGCCTCAGCTTGGCAGACCTTCCTCTTCTGGCCTGCCTTCTTGGCAACGACATAATCCCGGAGGGTATGTTTGAAAGCTTTCGGTACAAATGCTTGTGCTCCTACACCTCTGTAAAAGAGAACTTTGACAAAAAAGGCAACGTTGTCTTAGCTGTTTCAGACCACATAGATAAAGTTCTTCGCTTGCATCAAGGTGAGAAAAAACTAGAGGAGATATTGCCTCTGGGACCAAATAAAGCTCTTTTTTATAAAGGAGTGGCATCATATCTTTTGCCAGGACAGAAATCCCCATGGTTTTTCCAAAAACCCAAAGATACAATAACTTTGGACAGGCAAATAATATCCATGAGTTCAGACCCTGAGTCCAAGCAAGAAGTTCCCGTGCATATGAACCCTGAATCCAAGCAAGAAATTCCTATGTGTACAGACCCTGAATCCAAGCAAGAAGTTCCCATGCATATGAACCCTGAATCCAAGCAAGAAATTCCTATGTGTACAGACCCTGAATCCAAGCAAGAAGTTCCCATGTGTACAGAACCTGAATCCAAGCAAGAAGTTCCCATGTGTACAGACCCTGAATCCAAGCAAGAAGTTCCCATGTGTACACACCCtgaaatgaagcaaaaattgcCTGTGGGAACAGACCCTGAATTTAAGCTAGAAGCATCCATATGTACAAACCCTGAAATTCAACAAGAAGACCCCATGAATATGGGGCCTGAAACAAAGCAACTAGTAACCATGGTTTCAGACCCTGAAATCTTAAAGGTATGTGGATGTTCCTATGTAAATCTAAAATGTCATGGTTGAAAATATATCTATTGATGGATTTGTTGGTGAATATTTACTGACTGCCTGCAATAGTTAAGGCActttgtggggagggaggggacacagAATAGGAGCCTGTGAGTCTAGTTAGGAAGTGTGACATCATGTATGTGAACACTCACATTGTAACCTACATTTGATAATGTCCCATGAATATGACATAAGAGCTGTAGGAAtttgagagggagagaacatgTGGGTTAAAGTACAGGGAGAAGTGCCCCAAAGAGGTAGAACTCTGGAGCCAACCTCATTGTGGACCAAAATTTGCTTTGAGCAGGCAAAGACTTGGGGGCTGTGGGAACACTAAAGGTGTGTTTGGAATATGTGTCACCTTGGGGCACAAGTAGAACAGACTGGAGCATGGGGTTTGAGGAGGAAAAGCAGGgagaaaaaattggaaaaggtAGACTGAAACCAGATTGTGAAGGTTATTAAATGCCACActaggagtttgggcttaattcTGAAAGAATTATAGAACGTTTGAGGATTTTTGATGGAGGGCCACTGCTTATTAAGCACCTGTGTGCTAGGCACATGACATATCTTTTTCACTTGATCCTCTCAACAGCCCTGTGAGACAGGCCCTGTAGTCATTTTATAGATAATGCGCACGTCCGTGTGAATGTCTCAAAGGGACATCCATGAGTCTGGAAGCAGACTTAGGGTCTCACCTGAAAGCCTGTGTGTTCCTGGCATGGTGAGCACCCCATCTTTCATCTATTTACACAGGCTGCCAACTAGGGATTGTCTCTCCCACTTCTCATAACCAATATTCCCAAGTCTTGTTAATTTTACCTGTTAATGACTCTTGAAATATTTCCCTGTCCATTTCTGCCATCCTAGTTCAGGCTGTCTCTTGTTTAGATTACTGCAAGAACTCTTCCTAAACAGACTTTTGCTCCTTCCTATGCATTTGTCATGCTGTATGTAGAAATAAAGccctttatttgcattttttaatcctTAGGACAAAAACCAGTAGTCTTACCATGGCTGTGGCCTGCCAGCATCTGTCTCTACCCATGTCTCCGGCTTTGTGTTcactgttctctctcttttctgtatGGTCATCACAGCCTTGCACATGCTCTTCTGCCTCCTGGAAAGCTCCCTCTACCACTTCTAGTTAATGCCTACTCGTCTTTCCTGTGGTGACTCGGGAGTCACTTACTCAGAGAAGCACCATGTGGTCCCTGCTGGCGTGTGTGCCTGGCATCAGAGCACATGCCCAGTTGGAATTTCATGTTTGAGTGGACAGTGTCTTTCCTACTCGACAGTGGCAGTGCTGTGAGGCAGgcccttgttttattttctcagtgcTGAGTCCCTTATGCCTCACCTCCTTTCTTCCTCGTCGTAGCTGTTCGTTAAACATGTGCTAAGTGAGCTATACCCCTTTTCTTGTCCCTTTAGCTTCTCTCCTTAGTgaccccttcccttcctcctgtaCAACTACATAGATCTCTCCTgtcttttaaaagtctttaacCTCTTTCTCTGTTACATGCATTGTAGCAGTGAGCTAACTTATCAACACAGATAATTACAGTAAAAAGTAGAATGTGATGCATCTTCTAAGAGAGTTATAGGTGAAAAAGTATTAAGAAGCAAGCCGAGACTGTCCAGAGGCCTTAGATGACGATGGTCGTGTTCCAGGACAAGCTGGGCTGGCATCACCCGCCCTGCTAAGCTCTGCCTGACGCGTTACCTCTGAAGCTATGCATAGGACTCAAAGCAGGAGGCTTCTTCAGGAATTCTCTCACTTTCTTGCTTCTGGCCTACTGACCACACCCATGTCACCTCCCCAAGCATCAGTGAACATCTAGGCCAGCAGGAAAGGTGGATGTCATCTCGTTAAGTCAAATTTGGAGTCAAAGGCTTGGGTTTAAACCCTGGGTCTGCCCAGTGCTGCTGTCATACTGCAGGATGTCACTTCACCTGTGAACACATTTGCCCTCACGTGAGAAGGGAGACAAGAGCATCCTTCGTAACAGAGCTGTGTGatggttaaatgagataatgcaagaAATGCCCTTTGATACTTATAAACCActacataaattatatatcttTATGGAGAATCAGCTCTGTATGATCTACATTAAGCTAGTACTTCTGCGTCCAATCTGCCAAAATTAAAGATTTCTTGGTAGAgtaaatgtaatttattaaaattttctagaTAAATCTGTAAAAATATCAACTCTTTTGAAGTAAAAGAGATTAGAAGTGGAAGGAGGAGTGGACAAAGCATTGGAAGCGATTTTGCCCTTCAAGGATTGTGAAGTACGTGACGGGAGCACTTCTGATGGGCTTTGTATCAAAAGGCCCACAGAAGAACAGGCCCCTTCTGGTGATCTTCAGCTGGTCAGAGCATCGTTAGTACTCTATGACTCTATGATACAACTTAGATAATTccgtaaactttttttttttttttttttttaaactttactgACCTTAAATATGCTGGCAGGTCTGCCTTGGTTTGAAGAAATTGTAGCAGTGAAGTAGACATTTTGTCATGTGTCTAGGTTCCAAGGAGAGCAATGCACTTGGATCGTCTCATAATAATCGTTAGTACTTATTGACAGTGAACTGTGTGCCAGGCCTCTAGGAGTAAGTGCTTTTCgtgtattaattcacttaatccttacaacagtcCAGTGAGGTTGGCACTTTTATTAAACccattttatatattaagaaaGTGAGGAATAGAGAGATTAAGGGTCAGATTGACAATAATGAATCAATATAACTAGGACTACTTGTGTATGTATAAATGAGACACTCTGCTCTACAGAGTTTTTGATATTCCAGGTTATCCTGATGTCGTATTTTAAATGCCTGTACTAGCAGACTGTTTGGATTTAAGTTTTGGATAGTAATCTAGATGAATTTATTTCCACATTAATGAGAATGTTGTTCATAGGAAAATAAAACCTGTGTATTATAGACCTTATGATCTTAATTACTGATTTAATGAGAaagtaaaattcatttaaatcatATATCTCATCACCTATGATGTGCCAGTACTGTCTTGGCATTGCAGAGGAGAAACAAATGTCCTTGGCACATAGTTTTTACTCAATAAACAGCTactgaacaagtgaatgaatgaaagcaacACAGTTTCTAATCCCAAGCAGTTTGTAGTTTAATAGGAGAGGTCAGacaaaatagagaaatgaatCGAGCCCCCTACGGCAGGGGGGAGGTCAGTTTAGGttgggggaggagaaaagggTTTATGGAGAAAGTGATGCTTTAGGTGAACAGTAACAGGAAAAGGCTTGTGAAATGGGATGTCACGAAGGAGTGAGGGAAAGATTGTAGGTGGGTAAGTTTTCGTGGTGCACAAGGCAGGGTAGGAGAGGATTGTGTATTCCTGAGGAACGGCGAAGATGTTTCATTGAGACTGGATTATGGCAGTTTCTGTGAGGGTGAAATGGTGTATAAGGCTGGAAAAAGGAGATCGAGGCCTTACAGTGGGACCTTGAATGTTACGGTGAAACATTTCTGGCAGCCATTCACGTGCGTTGAGGAAGGCAGTGACTGCACCTGTTTCTAAGAAGACAACAGGGTGGTATGAAAGATGGGCAGGAAAGGGAGAAACTGGGCTGGGGGTCAGTTAGGGGCCTTGCATAGCAGTGCTGATTACTGGGACGCTGTCAGGAAGACAGAAGTGAATACTGCGGAGGTGACAGGTGCGACTGGGATaccaagagagaaggaagagtgaCTCAGAGTTTTGAACGTGTTAGCCCAAAGGAAGGAAAACACAAATGCCGGCTTGATGTCCTGAGTTTTAGTGGCAGTTATTCCATTTCTAGTTCCTTAAAAAAACTGGCATGTGATAAAAGGTGTtggctttttctgttttgttttcaaggagaaatcaattgcatttaaatttttgacaGGTTGCGAGGACACATCACGTCCAGGCCGAGAGCTACCTTGTGTACAATGTCATGAGCAGTGGCGAAGTCGACTGTAGCAACACCCTGGAGGACGAGCTGGACCAGGCCCTCCCCAGCCAGGCCTTCATCTACCGTCCCGTCCGGCAGCGTGTTTACTTTCTCTTGTTGGGAGACTGTAAAGGTGAGAACTGGCTGGACTGCCTTAGTAATGGTCCTATTTGAAGTTGAATTCAAAGAAGTTAGCCAGATGAAGTAGAATGCATTCTTTCAGTACATGGAGACAATTAGCTAGGGTTTGTTTCTCTGTAAAATCTATAATCGAGAACCACTCGCATCTGTAAAAAATTAAGGATAAATGCTATGGGACATCTATGTCTCATTAGCAAGCAGTTGATCAGTATTCATTAAAAGAAGAAtgcattgtttttaaaacatgtcaTATTTTTATGCCTTTAAAGGattcatgcttttttaaaaatgtgtaaactCTTTTAGGAGTGTAGGGCATGTTTATTATGAGAAAAAGACAATCTCTACTTGGTCGCCCCTCAAAATGTGATTTTCGTAAAACGATTTTACAGAATCTGgtatatcatattttaaaatataaacaacattctcctttagaatttttgtaattaagtttgtttttttcccatctgTATTTCCCTTGCATACTTAGCAACAAGAGTAGGGGGAGGACTGTCAATGGCCAGAGCAGTGAAAATGAGAGGACTTTTAACACCAGATATAAAGTTGATCAGGACCCTGTGACTCACTATTAGAAAAGTTTGGGGGGGGACTCAGGAGTGCAGAAGAGCACTTCATATTATGAACCAGTTATGCTTAATGTATTTAGTTATCTCTTAAGTAAGACCTTGCTCATCTCAGACAGAGACCTAGacaggtattttatgtttttatttgagaGTGCTTTGGTAAGACACATGGCTTAGCACACTATTATCAGGATAAGAGATGGAAGCAGTAGGATCCCCATGAAAGGATGCCTGTGATACATTTGCCTAAACAGCATTGTTTCCAAACATGGCGAtgttattattaatgttattctgttacttcagaaaataaacatttatataaccTAAGGATGGTGATAGAATCATCAGATTAAAAAGTCCTCATTATGCTTTTTTGGGTGGTGGGGATAGGGGGATTCTTTGAATCCAGTTTCCTTTAAATTCCTGGCACCACCCAGCATGTACTGTGTTCTCCCATGTATGCTGCAAGACCTCAAACACTCACGACCTAAGGAGGAGGACACGAGGAGGGTGTTTAAGctgacttaaaaacaaaaatgaaacaacttATGTAATAAACTTTGGGACCAAATATTGTCTaaataattgttttctatttctttttcttatgtggCCCTCTGcccatattctttttttaaacatgaatgATTGCACGTTGactctaattattttttaaaaatatcttcctcataaaaaattttttacgTTTTAGAATAATACTTGGAATTGTTTTCATTAAATGAGATTAAACTATATAAACTTCACTAACTTAAATTTCATACTTTGTTAATGTGATTTATTTACAGTCATATGGATAACTTTATTAGATAATCACATAAACAGGAAGAACTACTCAAATTGACTTCTCTACATAGTTGatctttaattccttttcttttccctcaacTTTTTGGCTTTCTACGTGAAGTTTACAATTTtaagatatgaaaataaaatgttgctATTGCtggtttatttataataataacaataaagtaTATTCTATGTTATTTGCTTGGCTTTATTTGTCCACATGTACTTGAAAGtgatgtatattctatagttgttgagCGTAGTGTTCTGTGAATATTGATAGTGTTGATAGGGTTGTTCAAGTCTTTTACTGATGTTCTGTCTACTCGTTCCTAGTTCCTGAGAGAAGAGTTGTTAAAATCTCCAGATAGCATTGTGAATTTGTCTGTTTATTCCTTcagttttgtcaatttttgcttcaggtattttgaagctctgttttaGGTGCATATACATTGAAAATTGTTATATTTCTTAGTGAATTGACCATTTTAATATTGTGAGATTTCCCCCTTTCTTAAAAATCTAGTAGGATTCCTTGACCTGAAGTTAGCTTTTTCTGATATGAATATATGTACTCCAGTTTTCTCACTGTtaatgtttgcatggtatatctttttttctatcctttcacttttaaactatttctttatatttaaagtgcatcTCTTTTAAATAGAATATCCAGTTCTAACAATCTCTATCTTTTTTTAGAGTgtttagaccattcacatttaatgtaattattgacatGGTTAGGCTTAAATGTTCCATTTTGCCCTTTGCTCTgtactttttcctccttttttgacttcttttggatgattaattgaatattttgttatatgtCCTCATCTGGATTATTAGATTTACCCTTTTTTGTGCGGTTTCTCTGAGGTTAACAATATATGTGTTTAACATCACAATTTACCTTCAAGTAACATTATACCACATTATGTCTAATGTAACCCTCTTATAGCAGGGTACTTTTATTATCCCCAACATTTTTGGTATTGTTGTTTTATGtcttctgtatattttaaaaaactttttagttgGAAATAATTACTGACTCAAAGGGAGTTGCAAAAATAGTGCATAGATTTTCAAAAATAGTGCCTAGCTTCCCCCAAAGATGACAAGACAGAGTACAGTATCAAAACCATGAGATTGGTATTGGTACAAAAATGTTAACTATACTACAGACCTTATTCATTTTTTACCATTTCTTACATGCATATGGGGAGGGGGGTGGTTCTATGCAGTTTTATCCCATGTGAAGTTTCCTGTACACACCACCCCAGTCAAGATGCAGAGCTGGCACATCACCCCAGAGGAGCGCCCTGTACTGCCTGTGCTGTCCTTGTACATGCACAACTTTCCCACCCTGTTCTCAGGCAttcactaatctgttctccatctctgttTCCATTCCTTTTGAGATTGTTATATAAGTGGAAGCATATAGAATGTAACCTGTGGAGATTATGCAGATATTTAAAACCCCATAACACATGGTTATTACTTTTAGTTGAAACCAGGGGTTTGCAGACTTTTTCCGTGAAGGGTCAGATGAGAATGGATGCCGTAGGTGTTGGGACCAGGCTCTGTCACAGCTACTCTGGGGTTGTCCTGACAGAGCATCTGTGGACACTAGTACCTAAAAGACACATGTGGCTGTGTGCCAGTAAGCCTCTATGTAAGTTTCCCAGGTGacagaatttgaattttatataattttcctgagtcacaaattattttcattttttcccaacCATGTAAGAATATGAGAGGCATTATTAGCTTTCAGGCTGTATATAAACAAGCAGGGCAGACTTGGCCtgcaggctgtagtttgccaacccctactttaaacagtcaattatcttttaaagaaattaataaatgagaaaattctttTCTCTGTACCGTTTCCAGTGCTCTTCATCACCTTGTGCAGATCCAGGTTTCCATCTAGTGTCATCTCCATTAGAAGAGCTCACTTGGATGTTTCTTGCACACACTCTTCAGTCTTCTGAGTGTCTCCCCTGAATATGTCGTGTTCCATCTTTGCTTCTGAGGTGCAGTTTTGTTGAGTCTGGAGTTCGAGGTAGTTTTGTTCTGCACTGTAAGGTGTTGCGTTTTCCTCCGGCTTGCTTCTCTTTTCACAAGATGACAGTGGCCATCTTATTGTGTTTCCTCACATTGTCAACGTTTTTCTCTTGGTCACTGGTTCTCACTATTTGATTAAGATTAGCTTTGGAGTGGTTTACTTTGTGTTCTCCCATGTGGGGTTCTTGAGGTTCTTGGATCTGTGGCTTTATATTTCCtgtcaaatttgaaaaaaaaaaaaaaaaattgagcattatttcatcaaatatttttttctttcttaatctctTCCACCTCTTCCTCTGGGTCATTTATTGACCTCTCCTCATAAGGGGACCACATATTTTTGCTTGTTCTCATAtctagtatttttttattgtgtgctGTAGCATTTCAGAttctgtgaacattgttgaattTTGTTCTGTCAGGCAGTTAATTTACCTGATCCTTTCAAGCCTTGCCTTTACACTTTATTAGGTGAGTCTGCTGTAACTTTTACTTTAGAGCTAGTGTGACCCTACTCCTGAGACAGGACTTTGCTGGGTCATCCCCTCAGTGCCCAGGTGTTTGATGAGGTCTGTTCATGCTGGCTGGTGTGAAGTCCCCTGTCTTCAAGCCCTGCACCAGCTCCAGTTGGTCAGCTCCCCAGCAGCTATTCTTGCCTGGCCTGTCTTGAGTCTTGCCCTGTGCACACACAGCTTCATCTTTAACCAGAGTCCCAGGGCGCCTGCTGTCTGCACAGCACCCCGCAGACCCAGTCATGACAGCttacctccagtctctgcctcctcgTCCCAGGGACTGTCTCCTTCTCTAGGCTGCAGTCTGGACAATGCCTCTGGATAGAATGTTGGGGTGATGGTGGGTTTAGCAttgtttcccttctctctggGATCACAGTCTGACACTGCCCATTGCCCAGCACATGAGTGCAGTTTGTTGATGGCAGGAAACCATCCAGCAGCCCTCCCCCATCACGAGCATCACCCTCTGTCCTCCAGCATCATAGTTGCTGATGAAGCCAAGTGCTCGTGTGACTCATGTtccttttttggtgacttttttcctttggaaTGTTTTGAGATAGTCTCTTTATCCTTTATGTTTAGCAAATATCCTTTCCTCTATGACCTCTGTTTTCTGGTAGTAGAACTGCTGTGAGATGGATGTTGGACTCCCTGGGTCTCTGCTCTGTGTTTCTTCATCTTATAATCTCTGTCTCTTTGTTCTGCATAAGGGAGCATCTCACCTCTTCACTTCTCAACTCTTTGATGGAAGGGTTGCCCCTATCCCCCACCTCTCTCCATTGAGGCCCACTTTCCACATGCTCTGGATTGAGTCCCCTGCTTCCCACTTCTCCATTAGAGTGCTCTGCCTGTCTTTGCCAGCATGGGCCTGATGATTGGATTCATTCTGGAGTCTCTGGCTTGTGGGGAACAccacctctcctccccttccctcatAGACTCCTGCTCTCTGCTGACCCCTATATGTTGGAGCGCCTCACAGTCAAACCCACGCTATCTTGTTCACCTGGCATTGCTTTAAGAGACTGTGTCCATGTTGACAAATACAAAGTCTATTTTTCTGGCTTATGCCATTCCTCTGAAGTCTAGGTATGGTCCTCATCAATTCTGTGTATTCTTCAAGTCCTTAAAACGAATTCTCCCAAATTCTTCCCTTATTCCCTGTCAGAAGTCAGTTCCACTACCAAAGCATATTGTTGTTTTCACTCTCAGGCTCACCATAGCTTCACGTACATGGTTATTTATGTGGTAACGTGTCTGGTGCCTTTTCTCTCCCAGCTGAGAGCTGAGCTAATGGTGACCTCACAGTGGCGTTTTGCTGCACCTTGCAGATTTCTTGGTGGAAATTCGGTGATCGGTGTATGTTTTTTGAAGGTATGTTTAA encodes the following:
- the FAM120B gene encoding constitutive coactivator of peroxisome proliferator-activated receptor gamma isoform X3 codes for the protein MGVRGLQGFVGSTCPHVCTVVNFKDLAEHHRSRHPECTPSVVVDAMCCLRYWYTPESWICGGQWREYFSALRDFVRAFTAVGIKLIFFFDGMVEQGKRDEWVKRRLKNNREISRIFQYIKSHKEQPGRNMFFIPSGLAVFTRFALKTLGQETVCSLQEADYEVASYGMQHNCLGILGEDTDYLIYDTCPYFSIRELCLQTLDTVMLCREKLCESLGLSLADLPLLACLLGNDIIPEGMFESFRYKCLCSYTSVKENFDKKGNVVLAVSDHIDKVLRLHQGEKKLEEILPLGPNKALFYKGVASYLLPGQKSPWFFQKPKDTITLDRQIISMSSDPESKQEVPVHMNPESKQEIPMCTDPESKQEVPMHMNPESKQEIPMCTDPESKQEVPMCTEPESKQEVPMCTDPESKQEVPMCTHPEMKQKLPVGTDPEFKLEASICTNPEIQQEDPMNMGPETKQLVTMVSDPEILKVARTHHVQAESYLVYNVMSSGEVDCSNTLEDELDQALPSQAFIYRPVRQRVYFLLLGDCKAES
- the FAM120B gene encoding constitutive coactivator of peroxisome proliferator-activated receptor gamma isoform X1 produces the protein MGVRGLQGFVGSTCPHVCTVVNFKDLAEHHRSRHPECTPSVVVDAMCCLRYWYTPESWICGGQWREYFSALRDFVRAFTAVGIKLIFFFDGMVEQGKRDEWVKRRLKNNREISRIFQYIKSHKEQPGRNMFFIPSGLAVFTRFALKTLGQETVCSLQEADYEVASYGMQHNCLGILGEDTDYLIYDTCPYFSIRELCLQTLDTVMLCREKLCESLGLSLADLPLLACLLGNDIIPEGMFESFRYKCLCSYTSVKENFDKKGNVVLAVSDHIDKVLRLHQGEKKLEEILPLGPNKALFYKGVASYLLPGQKSPWFFQKPKDTITLDRQIISMSSDPESKQEVPVHMNPESKQEIPMCTDPESKQEVPMHMNPESKQEIPMCTDPESKQEVPMCTEPESKQEVPMCTDPESKQEVPMCTHPEMKQKLPVGTDPEFKLEASICTNPEIQQEDPMNMGPETKQLVTMVSDPEILKVARTHHVQAESYLVYNVMSSGEVDCSNTLEDELDQALPSQAFIYRPVRQRVYFLLLGDCKDGTSTCPAVKEWFVYPGNPLRHPDLVRPLQMTVPGGTPSLKILWLSQEPGVQARRLDTLLACFNLSSSKEELQTVENPFKALCCLLIYLFVQVDTLCLEDLHAFIAQALCLQGKSTAQLVNLQLDYVNSRAVQLGSLLVRGLTTLVLANSACGCPWRMSDFMPWNVFDGKLFHQKYLQSEKGYTVEELLEQNRSRLTKFHNLKAVVCKACMKENRRIVGRTHWNSQHTGRWGRQGPGSHRTSSGYSRSGQGQPWRDQGPGNRQYEHDQWRRY